In the genome of uncultured Sphaerochaeta sp., the window TCCGAGCAGGGAGTTCCCCGCCCGCACCAGGCTGAAGATGATGTAGAGAAAGAAGAGTGACAGCATGATGGTGAAGCGGGGCTTCCAGACAATCTTCTGGGGAGTGCGCAACATCATGCCCAGGGCGAGGCCCCAGGCGATGAGGTCTGCAAAGGTAACCTCAAAGCCGCGTACGGGTCCGCGGTAGTACTCCATGGAGAGGAAGTTGATGCTGGTCATGGAGTTGAAGAGAAAGGTGACGACCATGAAAGCAAACGCCAGACGTTTGAGTCGGGGTGAGAGTGAGGAGACTAGTGCGATGAAGGGAACTCCGGCGGCCATCGCTATAAGGAAGACGAGATACTTCATGGTTGGGGCAATGATAGCATGTGCAAGGACGGCGGAAAAGGTGAATGTGTCATCCTCTTTTGTAAGCTGACATGAGAGGTATGTTGGAGCGGGACTGTTTCCTCATCCGAGATGTGATTCAAGATCGAGTCCATCCTGGTACTTCTGCATGAAGACCCTGAAGGTGTGTTCTGCAACAGGCAAGGTGAAGTAGTTGCCTTGTACATAGGGACAGCCGAGTTCGCGTGCGGCCTCAAGCATTTCCTTGTTCTCGATTCCCTTCGCCAAAACGGTGATATCCTGTTTGATTGAGGCATCGTACAATGCCGCATACACCTGCTGGAGTTGGGCGGAATAGGCTGCGAAATCGAGTTTGATGCAGTCGAAATCTGCACGGACGAAGGCTTGCAGATCGAAGGCGGTTTCGGTGAACACATCCAGTGAGACGGAGAATCCTTTCTCACGCAACTCCCTGATGGCGAGGATGGACTCAGGGTTTGAAAGCGCAGAGTCCTTGATGTCGAATTCAATTTGCATGGGATGGAGCCCTGCTTGTTCCACCAGAAACACCATCCTGTCGGCAAAGCCCTTTTTCAGGCTCTCATTGCTGATGTTCAGCACTACCTTGAACGTATAGGGAACGATACGCTCCAGCATCAGTCTTCGGATGGTTGCCAAGGTCTTGGTGATGATGATGATGTCGATGGTGGTGATGTGATGCAAGTCACATGCCAGATCCTTGAAGACACTTGCGGAAAGGATCCGAAAGCCTCCCAACTGCCAGCGTGCAAGGCTTTCCACTCCCACAACCGTTTGTGTGGTTGTTTCAATGATCGGCTGAAAGAATGGGTTGAACTCCTCTTGCCATCCTGGTGACAGGAACCCTTGCTTGCACTCGTCAATATCCAGTTTCTTTGCGCGGACTGCTGCATCGGCAACCAACCATTGCACTCGTCGTTTCTGTGCTGTCTGCTTGGTGAAGTATGCCAGATCTACGAGTTGTGCAAGCGAGTCCACCTGGTAACGGAGTCCTGATCCGGCACACCCTATGGTCAGTGCAACGGGAGGCAGGGCAGGGGAATCGAGGCGATGCTCGAGCCGTTGGACAATGGTCTGGCAGACAATGCCCTGATAGTCTGTCTTTTCCCTCTCCTCATTGAAATTGTTGGAAGGATAGGCGCGGATCACCATAAACTCATCATGTGAGGTCCTTTGGACATTGTTGATCCCGAAGTACTCGGAGAGCTCGGCGGCACAACCTTCGTAGGCTTGCTCATACTCCTTCCGGTCAATGCATGACTGGAAGAGTCCTTGTGCATGAATGGTGATGGAGAGGCAAAACAGGGAGTCCAGATCGTTCTGGTGGCTTTTCAGCCACTTATGGAGTGCCTTGCCTGCATTGCTCCACGGTTCGGAGAGATTGGCGCATAGAAAACCTATGCTTGTAGTGAAGAGAAAAACGACACAAAAAATGGCACTCGCAAGATAGCAGTCACACAAAAGGCTGGTTACGAGTGCAATGAATCCGAGGGATGCAAACACTAGGTGATGACGCAAGAGAATTTTCATTGGTTCTTCCTTCACTGCAAGCAAGCGACCTCTCTTCCTGTTCCCAGAAAGAGAGGCGTGGGATTGGGCGATTCATCAATCGGTGGGCTTCACAAAGTAGCTGCCACGGTTCTTCAGCAGCAGTTTTGTTCCGTCGACAACTGCAGTCAATGGACGTTTGGAGATGTAGAAGTCCATGCCGACACGTTCATGCAGGAATTCGTCGACCCCGTCGATCAAGGCCCCGCCACCACTGATGTAGATCCCATTGACGATGATGTCGGAGGAGAGCTCGGGTGGGGTGTTTTGCAAAACCTTCAGAACCATGGTTGCAATCGATTCAAAGGGTTTTGAAAGCACATCACGGATTTCGGTTTCGGTGATGGTAATCTTCTTGGGAAGACCGGTCACCACATCCCTACCGCTTGCCCACGTCTCCCTGGGGTTCTTGATCTTCTGCCTGAGCGATCCGATTTCCATCTTGATCCTCTCTGCTGTTTTCTTTCCGATCAACAACCCATGCTTGTACTGCAGGTAGTTCATGATCTCGTTGTCAAAGTAGTTTCCTGCAATCCTGTTGGACTCGGAGACCACGATGTCTCCCAGTGAGAGTACGCCGATGTCGGTGGAACCCCCTCCGATGTCGATGATCATGGAGCCGTTGCTGCTGAAGATATCCAGCCCGGAGCCTATGGCACCGGCTTTCACTTCCTGCTCGATGAAGACATCCTTGACTCCAAGCTTGTTGCCCAGATCCATGAAGGAATCTCGCTCAAGTTGGGTTACTTCGGAGGGACAGCAGAGCAGCAGGGTGGACTCCTTGATGTCGATGTTGATGTTCTCAACCTTGTGCAGGGAAATTTCGATAAGCTTCTTGGTTGCATCGATGTCGGAAATGACCCCCTGGTTCAAGGGGCTTACGATCTTGATGCCATGGTGACCTTTGCCTATCATGTTTGCTGCCATGGTTCCCGTGGCGATCACTTCGTTGGTTTCATAGTCGAATGCTATGACCGAAGGTTCGTTGGTGATGATGCCTTCCCCTTCAACATAGACCAGGATATTCGCAGTACCGAGGTCGATACCGATGTTTTTCCCAACAGTGCCTTTTTCCTCTTTCTCTTGTTTTCGAATGGTAAATGCCATGATGCAAATCTCCTACAGCTGAAGCGGATTGACCAAG includes:
- a CDS encoding rod shape-determining protein, whose product is MAFTIRKQEKEEKGTVGKNIGIDLGTANILVYVEGEGIITNEPSVIAFDYETNEVIATGTMAANMIGKGHHGIKIVSPLNQGVISDIDATKKLIEISLHKVENINIDIKESTLLLCCPSEVTQLERDSFMDLGNKLGVKDVFIEQEVKAGAIGSGLDIFSSNGSMIIDIGGGSTDIGVLSLGDIVVSESNRIAGNYFDNEIMNYLQYKHGLLIGKKTAERIKMEIGSLRQKIKNPRETWASGRDVVTGLPKKITITETEIRDVLSKPFESIATMVLKVLQNTPPELSSDIIVNGIYISGGGALIDGVDEFLHERVGMDFYISKRPLTAVVDGTKLLLKNRGSYFVKPTD
- a CDS encoding EAL domain-containing protein, whose amino-acid sequence is MKILLRHHLVFASLGFIALVTSLLCDCYLASAIFCVVFLFTTSIGFLCANLSEPWSNAGKALHKWLKSHQNDLDSLFCLSITIHAQGLFQSCIDRKEYEQAYEGCAAELSEYFGINNVQRTSHDEFMVIRAYPSNNFNEEREKTDYQGIVCQTIVQRLEHRLDSPALPPVALTIGCAGSGLRYQVDSLAQLVDLAYFTKQTAQKRRVQWLVADAAVRAKKLDIDECKQGFLSPGWQEEFNPFFQPIIETTTQTVVGVESLARWQLGGFRILSASVFKDLACDLHHITTIDIIIITKTLATIRRLMLERIVPYTFKVVLNISNESLKKGFADRMVFLVEQAGLHPMQIEFDIKDSALSNPESILAIRELREKGFSVSLDVFTETAFDLQAFVRADFDCIKLDFAAYSAQLQQVYAALYDASIKQDITVLAKGIENKEMLEAARELGCPYVQGNYFTLPVAEHTFRVFMQKYQDGLDLESHLG